A window of the Cicer arietinum cultivar CDC Frontier isolate Library 1 chromosome 6, Cicar.CDCFrontier_v2.0, whole genome shotgun sequence genome harbors these coding sequences:
- the LOC101513071 gene encoding probable 3-hydroxyisobutyrate dehydrogenase-like 1, mitochondrial codes for MPLPFIHFRSIYLRVVSSHSHLLTRHMATFEPISPSNTRVGWIGTGVMGQSMCSHLIRAGYTLTVFNRTPSKAQPLLNIGAHLANSPHAVASQSDVVFTIVGYPSDVRSVLLDPETGALAGLKPGGILVDMTTSEPSLAIEIAAAATSKNCHSIDAPVSGGDRGAKNGTLAIFAGGEESIVKTLEPLFSRMGKVNYMGSSGKGQFAKLANQITVASTMVGLIEGMVYAHKAGLDVGLYIDAISTGAAGSKSLDLYGKRILKRDFEAGFYVNHFVKDLGICLKEXXXXXIALPGLALAQQLYVSLKAYGEGNLGTQALILVLERLNNVSLA; via the exons atGCCACTTCCATTCATACATTTCCGTTCAATTTACCTCCGTGTCGTCTCCTCTCACTCTCACCTCCTCACTCGCCACATGGCTACCTTCGAGCCCATAAGCCCATCAAACACACGTGTGGGCTGGATCGGCACTGGTGTAATGGGCCAATCCATGTGCTCCCATCTCATCCGAGCCGGTTACACCCTCACAGTCTTCAACCGCACCCCCTCCAAAGCCCAACCACTCCTCAACATCGGAGCTCACCTCGCCAACTCCCCCCACGCTGTCGCCTCCCAATCCGACGTCGTTTTCACCATCGTCGGCTACCCCTCCGACGTCCGCTCCGTCCTCCTCGACCCCGAAACCGGCGCCCTCGCCGGACTCAAACCGGGAGGCATCCTCGTCGACATGACAACCTCAGAACCCTCCCTCGCAATCGAAATCGCCGCCGCAGCAACCTCGAAAAACTGCCACTCAATCGACGCACCAGTCTCCGGCGGTGACCGCGGGGCAAAAAACGGAACCCTAGCAATCTTCGCCGGAGGCGAAGAATCAATCGTTAAAACCCTAGAACCGTTGTTTTCACGAATGGGAAAAGTGAACTACATGGGAAGTAGCGGAAAAGGACAATTCGCGAAGCTAGCGAATCAAATAACGGTAGCTTCAACAATGGTGGGGTTAATTGAAGGAATGGTTTATGCACACAAAGCGGGACTGGATGTAGGGTTGTACATCGATGCTATATCGACCGGTGCGGCGGGTTCGAAATCGCTTGATTTGTATGGGAAGAGAATATTGAAGAGGGATTTTGAAGCAGGGTTTTATGTGAACCATTTTGTGAAGGATTTAGGGATTTGTTTGAAAGAG NNNNNNNNNNNNNNNATTGCTTTGCCTGGTTTGGCACTTGCTCAACAACTTTATGTTTCACTTAAGGCTTATGGTGAAGGTAATTTGGGTACTCAAGCACTTATTTTGGTTCTTGAACGACTTAATAATGTTTCTCTAGCTTGA